From the uncultured Trichococcus sp. genome, one window contains:
- a CDS encoding ATP synthase F0 subunit B, translated as MNINWFEVFAQMVNFVILLVVLQKLLYKPLIEAMDERQKTIAKDQEKAAQKMMEADATITDYHEKLATIEETAQQTMQNAKKEAENTKNDLLKIYRSRQMKKDKSILRNWRMKKSAYFC; from the coding sequence ATGAACATCAACTGGTTTGAAGTCTTTGCTCAGATGGTCAATTTCGTCATCCTTTTGGTCGTCCTCCAAAAGTTACTTTATAAACCGCTCATCGAAGCAATGGATGAACGGCAGAAAACGATAGCCAAAGATCAGGAAAAAGCTGCACAGAAAATGATGGAGGCTGATGCAACCATCACGGATTATCATGAAAAATTGGCGACTATCGAAGAAACGGCCCAACAGACCATGCAGAACGCCAAAAAGGAAGCGGAGAACACAAAAAACGACTTGCTGAAAATCTATCGGAGCAGGCAGATGAAAAAAGACAAATCTATTTTAAGGAACTGGAGGATGAAAAAGAGCGCATATTTCTGTTGA
- a CDS encoding F0F1 ATP synthase subunit C, whose amino-acid sequence MDSITIIGTISIIMSGFTIAIGSIAPAIGEGNAVVQALKSIAQQPDEYNSISRTLFVGLAMIESTAIYCFVLSMILLYANPFWNALVG is encoded by the coding sequence TTCAATCATCATGTCGGGATTCACTATAGCAATCGGCTCCATCGCTCCGGCAATCGGTGAAGGAAACGCCGTAGTTCAAGCCTTAAAATCGATAGCGCAGCAACCGGATGAATACAACAGCATCTCGAGGACACTTTTCGTAGGCTTGGCCATGATCGAATCCACGGCCATCTACTGCTTTGTCCTATCGATGATTTTATTGTACGCGAACCCTTTTTGGAACGCATTGGTAGGGTGA